A stretch of Planococcus citri chromosome 5, ihPlaCitr1.1, whole genome shotgun sequence DNA encodes these proteins:
- the LOC135847814 gene encoding uncharacterized protein LOC135847814 isoform X1 translates to MFKAKYFCDGCSLRSGVVAVVVMFLSIFCMQFGKVTANDGNFVVSIDAGFTCIDGTVIRARQRCDAKMDCRQWEDEFDCPNNVIIQSYFWIDQYYSYDFNDHSSALYKEFEHNITSSLKDYITTYYETGIHTKKMSIRLVAVTSSKSINVSSAVVDFELFFDVKKFTEVKREFSMYRFAAIWSNLHSGKRFGSLQAASVPRTYFEPDDIAQCSSTTEIPCMDSRICFPSSGRCDKVITCPKEDWDEFDCPPLDRCPGQSPNDKYSCPNSGGIMICNSRKCDGRKDCPGGEDEPPSCKDKPIRSTYL, encoded by the exons atgttcaaagcGAAATATTTTTGTGACGGATGTTCATTGAGAAGTGGTGTGGTGGCCGTCGTGGTGATGTTTCTTTCG ATCTTTTGTATGCAATTCGGCAAAGTCACGGCAAATGACGGAAACTTTGTGGTTTCTATTGATGCAG GATTTACATGTATAGATGGCACTGTTATACGCGCACGTCAAAGATGCGATGCAAAAATGGACTGTCGTCAATGGGAAGATGAATTTGATTGTCCTAACAATG TTATTATTCAAAGTTATTTCTGGATTGATCAGTATTATTCTTACGATTTCAACGATCATTCTAGTGCATTGTACAAAGAATTCGAGCATAATATTACCTCCAGCCTTAAAGATTATATTACCACATACTACGAAACTGGCATACatacgaaaaaaatgtcaatacgTCTGGTGGCTGTTAc AAGTTCAAAATCTATAAATGTTTCAAGTGCTGTCGTTGATTTCGAACTCTTCTTcgacgtgaaaaaattcactgagGTTAAACGTGAGTTTTCGATGTACAGATTTGCTGCTATTTGGAGTAATTTACATTCTGGTAAAAGATTTGGCTCGTTGCAGGCTGCGTCTGTACCACGAACTTATTTTG AACCTGATGATATCGCCCAATGTTCGTCTACTACGGAAATTCCCTGCATGGATTCGCGAATCTGTTTTCCGTCGTCAGGCAGATGCGATAAGGTTATCACGTGTCCGAAAGAAGATTGGGATGAATTTGATTGCCCTCCTCTAG aTCGATGCCCTGGACAGAGTCCTAATGATAAATATTCTTGTCCTAATTCTGGCGGAATAATGATATGTAACTCTAGAAAATGTGACGGAAGAAAGGATTGTCCAGGTGGCGAAGACGAACCACCAAGTTGCAAAGATAAACCAATTCGAAGTACATATCTAtag
- the LOC135847814 gene encoding uncharacterized protein LOC135847814 isoform X2: MFKAKYFCDGCSLRSGVVAVVVMFLSIFCMQFGKVTANDGNFVVSIDAGFTCIDGTVIRARQRCDAKMDCRQWEDEFDCPNNVIIQSYFWIDQYYSYDFNDHSSALYKEFEHNITSSLKDYITTYYETGIHTKKMSIRLVAVTSSKSINVSSAVVDFELFFDVKKFTEVKREFSMYRFAAIWSNLHSGKRFGSLQAASVPRTYFEPDDIAQCSSTTEIPCMDSRICFPSSGRCDKVITCPKEDWDEFDCPPLDRCPGQSPNDKYSCPNSGGIMICNSRKCDGRKDCPGGEDEPPSCKDKPIRNP, encoded by the exons atgttcaaagcGAAATATTTTTGTGACGGATGTTCATTGAGAAGTGGTGTGGTGGCCGTCGTGGTGATGTTTCTTTCG ATCTTTTGTATGCAATTCGGCAAAGTCACGGCAAATGACGGAAACTTTGTGGTTTCTATTGATGCAG GATTTACATGTATAGATGGCACTGTTATACGCGCACGTCAAAGATGCGATGCAAAAATGGACTGTCGTCAATGGGAAGATGAATTTGATTGTCCTAACAATG TTATTATTCAAAGTTATTTCTGGATTGATCAGTATTATTCTTACGATTTCAACGATCATTCTAGTGCATTGTACAAAGAATTCGAGCATAATATTACCTCCAGCCTTAAAGATTATATTACCACATACTACGAAACTGGCATACatacgaaaaaaatgtcaatacgTCTGGTGGCTGTTAc AAGTTCAAAATCTATAAATGTTTCAAGTGCTGTCGTTGATTTCGAACTCTTCTTcgacgtgaaaaaattcactgagGTTAAACGTGAGTTTTCGATGTACAGATTTGCTGCTATTTGGAGTAATTTACATTCTGGTAAAAGATTTGGCTCGTTGCAGGCTGCGTCTGTACCACGAACTTATTTTG AACCTGATGATATCGCCCAATGTTCGTCTACTACGGAAATTCCCTGCATGGATTCGCGAATCTGTTTTCCGTCGTCAGGCAGATGCGATAAGGTTATCACGTGTCCGAAAGAAGATTGGGATGAATTTGATTGCCCTCCTCTAG aTCGATGCCCTGGACAGAGTCCTAATGATAAATATTCTTGTCCTAATTCTGGCGGAATAATGATATGTAACTCTAGAAAATGTGACGGAAGAAAGGATTGTCCAGGTGGCGAAGACGAACCACCAAGTTGCAAAGATAAACCAATTCGAA ATCCGTAA
- the LOC135848426 gene encoding maltase A2-like produces the protein MELWRIASFLYLVLGALSLDTEWWKYGTIYQILLRSFQDSDGDGIGDIKGLMSRLDYLVEIGIDTVYIMPFYLASGVDTGYDIINYKKIDPDYGTMEDFEELMREMKSRGLRCITDLVINHTSHEHEWFQKSIKGIAPFKDYYVWVDPKGYDHNYNPIPPNNWFSIFVMRSDGTAWTWNDQRNQFYLHQANIQQPDLNLRNQLVKDEISDIMMFWLGKGVSGFRVDAPMIFMEDDQLRDNLPLSPEATVFTMFSECERTFNHPDTFKYLHELNVFLGQYDQVNARPIQTLMLGETYGPIPNIVKYYGTKESPAFHVPLNFLLTGLVKFQNAQELNDFLHTWLDAVPKDMPSNWALGNHDQGRVANHVGVEYSAIMLTLGTLLPGTCSLHYGEEIGMGQNNLVRKVDKYNRLFHRTPMHWDDTANAGFTTATEAWLPVHPSYWNINVKSQKNTPNSMLNFFKDLMGLRKTDTIKHGGLKFYIISEWVLAFSRTYKETIYIAMMNLGTELEPIKWTGIKNIPEALTLAASSPNSLYKKGFKMETKSAQYFLRPHSVLILTSDSVITPKPESGNASSSDGSTNQQQQQHSDINIICLRIYKGLPSLKYLPDE, from the exons ATGGAACTGTGGCGAATCGCATCTTTCTTATACCTCGTACTGGGAGCTCTATCCTTGGATACAGAATGGTGGAAATACGGTACTATTTATCAAATACTACTGAGATCGTTTCAAGACAGCGATGGCGATGGAATCGGAGACATCAAAGGATTAATGTCCAGGCTGGATTATTTGGTCGAGATAGGAATAGATACCGTTTACATAATGCCATTTTATCTCGCTTCCGGGGTTGATACCGGTTACGATATcatcaattataaaaaaatagatCCTGACTACGGAACGATGGAAGATTTCGAAGAGTTGATGAGGGAAATGAAGTCTAGAG gtttGCGTTGTATAACGGATTTGGTGATTAATCATACCAGCCATGAGCACGAGTGGTTCCAAAAGTCGATCAAAGGAATTGCTCCATTCAAAGATTACTATGTTTGGGTTGATCCAAAAGGATATGATCATAACTACAATCCTATTCCACCGAATAATTGg TTCAGTATATTTGTTATGAGATCAGACGGCACCGCTTGGACATGGAACGACCAAAGGAATCAATTCTATCTGCATCAAGCCAACATACAACAGCCAGATTTAAATTTAAGAAACCAACTAGTCAAAGACGAAATAAGC GACATAATGATGTTCTGGTTAGGGAAAGGAGTCTCTGGATTTCGAGTCGACGCACCGATGATTTTCATGGAAGATGATCAACTTCGGGATAATCTGCCATTAAGTCCCGAAGCGACTGTTTTTACCATGTTTTCAGAATGCGAACGTACTTTCAATCATCCGGATACTTTCAAATACTTACACGAATTGAACGTGTTTCTGGGGCAATATGATCAAGTGAATGCAAGACCAATTCAAAC GCTTATGCTCGGAGAAACATATGGTCCAATCCCAAACATCGTCAAGTATTACGGAACAAAGGAATCGCCAGCATTCCACGTGCCACTAAATTTCCTTCTAACCGGTCtagtaaaattccaaaatgctCAAGAACTCAACGATTTTCTTCACACTTGGCTCGACGCTGTACCTAAAGACATGCCATCAAATTGGGCT CTGGGCAATCATGATCAAGGCAGAGTCGCAAATCACGTAGGTGTAGAATACAGCGCTATTATGCTAACTTTGGGCACCCTGCTGCCGGGAACATGTTCGCTGCACTATGGAGAGGAGATCGGCATGGGGCAGAACAATTTGGTTAGAAAAGTGGACAAATACAATAGGCTTTTTCATCGCACACCCATGCACTGGGATGATACCGCAAATGCTG GTTTCACTACTGCCACTGAGGCTTGGCTACCAGTGCATCCGAGTTACTGGAATATCAACgtgaaaagccaaaaaaacacaccgaacagcatgttgaatttttttaaagatttaatGGGTCTTCGAAAAACTGATACAATAAAGCACGGTGGTTTGAAATTCTATATTATATCAGAATGGGTATTAGCGTTTTCTAGAACTTACAAGGAAACTATTTACATCGCTATGATGAACTTGGGAACCGAATTGGAACCAATTAAATGGACTGGAATAAAGAATATTCCAGAAGCGCTGACTTTAGCAGCTTCCAGTCCTAATTCTCTGTATAAAAAAGG tttcaaaatggaaacgAAATCGGCACAGTATTTTCTGAGGCCTCATTCTGTTCTTATACTGACATCGGATTCTGTAATTACTCCCAAACCTGAAAGTGGAAACG CCAGTTCATCAGATGGATCTACAAaccaacaacagcaacaacattCTGATATAAATATTATATGTTTACGTATTTACAAAGGTTTACCTTCATTAAAATATTTACCTGATGAATAA
- the LOC135848683 gene encoding alpha-glucosidase-like has protein sequence MELKRIVSFLPFVLGALALDTEWWKHATIYQIMLRSFQDSDGDGIGDIRGLISRLDYLVEIGVDTVYIMPFYPASGFDDGYDIKNFKEIDPVYGTMQDFEELMSEMQSRGLRCLTDLVINHTSDEHEWFQNSIKKIPPFTDYYVWKDPKGYDDKYKPIPPNNWFSMFSMRVDGSAWTWNDERNQFYLHQSNIQQPDLNLRYENVKTEITNIMTHWLEKGVSGFRVDAPTLFMEDEQLRDNLPLSPEATVFTMFSECERTFNHPDNFKYLHELNVFLEQYDREKERPIQTFLLGETLGPVKGVIKYYGTKESRAIHLPQNFLLAGLFFFARSKFLNARQLNDYLHTWLDAVPKDMPSNWALGNHDQGRVAHHFGVEYSAIMLTVGTLLPGTCSLHYGEEIGMGQNNLVRKVDKYNRLFHRTPMHWDDTKNAGFSTATEPWLPVHPSYWNINVKSQKDTPNSVLNFFKDLMTARKTDTIKHGDLKFHILSDWVLAFSRTYKETIYIAVMNLGTESEPIKWAGIKNLPETLFSAASSPNSLYKKGFKMETKSSEYVLRPHSVLILTSDSVAPAVGSGWSLIPSLMLRAGRFVRDLII, from the exons ATGGAACTGAAAAGAATCGTGTCCTTCTTACCCTTCGTACTTGGAGCTTTAGCTTTGGACACGGAATGGTGGAAACACGCGACTATTTATCAAATAATGCTGAGATCATTTCAAGACAGTGATGGCGATGGAATCGGAGACATCCGAGGATTAATTTCCAGGCTGGATTATTTGGTCGAGATTGGAGTAGATACCGTTTACATAATGCCATTTTATCCTGCTTCGGGGTTTGATGACGGTtacgatataaaaaattttaaagaaatagatCCTGTCTATGGAACGATGCAAGATTTCGAGGAGTTGATGAGTGAAATGCAGTCTAGAG GTTTACGTTGTTTAACGGATTTGGTGATCAATCATACCAGCGACGAGCACGAATGGTTccaaaattcgatcaaaaaaattcctccaTTCACAGATTACTACGTTTGGAAGGATCCAAAAGGATATGATGATAAGTACAAACCTATTCCACCGAATAATTGG TTCAGCATGTTTAGTATGAGAGTAGATGGTAGCGCTTGGACATGGAACGACGAAAGAAATCAATTCTATCTGCATCAATCGAACATACAACAGCCAGATTTAAATCTGAGATACGAAAATGTCAAAACAGAAATAACG AATATAATGACACACTGGTTGGAGAAAGGAGTCTCTGGATTTCGAGTCGACGCACCCACGCTTTTTATGGAAGATGAACAGCTTCGAGATAATCTGCCGTTAAGTCCTGAAGCTACAGTTTTCACCATGTTTTCAGAATGTGAACGTACTTTCAATCACCcagataatttcaaatacctgcaCGAATTGAACGTGTTTCTGGAGCAATATGATCGAGAGAAGGAAAGACCAATTCAAAC GTTTCTACTCGGAGAAACATTAGGACCAGTCAAAGGCGTTATCAAGTATTACGGAACAAAGGAATCCCGAGCAATCCATTTGccacaaaattttcttctcgcaggtttatttttctttgcACGAAGCAAATTCCTAAATGCTCGACAACTCAACGATTATCTTCACACTTGGCTCGACGCTGTGCCTAAAGATATGCCATCAAACTGGGCT TTGGGCAATCATGATCAAGGCAGAGTCGCACATCATTTCGGTGTAGAATACAGCGCTATTATGCTAACTGTGGGCACCCTGCTGCCGGGAACATGTTCGCTGCACTATGGAGAAGAGATCGGCATGGGGCAGAACAATTTGGTTCGAAAAGTGGACAAATACAATAGGCTTTTTCATCGCACACCCATGCACTGGGATGATACCAAAAATGCtg GTTTCTCCACTGCCACTGAGCCTTGGCTACCGGTGCATCCGAGTTACTGGAATATCAACGTGAAAAGCCAAAAAGACACGCCGAACAgcgtgttgaattttttcaaagatttaatGACCGCTCGAAAAACCGATACAATAAAGCACGGTGATCTGAAATTCCACATTTTATCAGACTGGGTATTAGCGTTTTCTAGAACTTACAAGGAAACCATTTACATCGCTGTGATGAATTTGGGAACGGAATCGGAACCAATTAAATGGGCTGGGATAAAGAATCTTCCAGAAACGCTGTTTTCGGCAGCTTCCAGTCCTAATTCGCTGTATAAAAAAGG tttcaaaatggaaacgAAATCGTCAGAGTACGTTCTGAGGCCTCATTCTGTGCTCATACTGACATCAGATTCTGTAGCTCCTGCAGTTGGAAGCGGTTGGTCTCTAATACCCTCATTGATGCTACGTGCTGGTAGGTTCGTGCGTGATTTAATTATCTAG